GATGAGGTTGAGAGCGGCCAGGGGGTAAAGGCATTGTTGGATGGACCGCGATACACCGATatggtccttggtccttggtccttggtccttcTCAGGGACCTGCCCCTTTgttgtgtttgttgtttgctgtttgctgtTTGGTGTTTGGTGAACTCTATGAAATGTCTGGGTCGTGTCGAACAGGGGTTGAATCCCCTTGCGTCCTGCGGCTCCTTCGATTTGCTAGCAGATGTGTTTGTAAATTGTCGAAATCTGTGTGCATTTCAGCATATGAAACTCACGTAGCCGACCGCTctatgatttttattatattttttctacGTTTTTCGGTGGAAAGTGTGCCCCACTCCTGCCGCCTTGGGTTGTGGTGCACTTGATGGTTCGTGTGGTTAACCACTGGTCGGTGGCTCACAAGTCGATGGCCCAAACCTCAAACTCCGAAGCCCGAAGCTCCAAAAGAGCCAACCCCCCTGTAATTGCCCAGTCAGCAGGAGCAGTGGCTCTGGCAaatttttgcaattaaatttcacTTAAAACTGCAACCGAACGCAAACCCAAACTGCAAACCCAAGGCGGCAAGAGGATAGAATTGTATGGCCTGGTATGGTATGGCATGGTATAGTATGGAATAGATTGGGCGGGGGGATACGAAAAGGGGTCGGTTTGTAGGAGTAATTTACTTCCGCCATTGGAGCTTTAAACATATCCGAGCAACACCCACCACTTCCTAATTGTGGAAACCAATTTGCGCCGCTATAAATTAGAAAGACAAACGACGCTCCTCCTCGAATCCTGCTGAATTTCCAGAGGGGGGAAGGGGGGTAGGGGAGGCGCCTGGGCTGGCCTGGTTGGGAATGGGGCGTGGTCGCTTCCGTTTCCTGCTGCTATTTCAGTTTCAGTCGCTATTTGTGGTCTCGCTCGCATATCttggaaatttgcataaatagaCTTTAATTGTTTGCAATTATAAAACGAGACCGAAACGAACGGCACCGCCTTCCCCGGAATAACACATAGATTCATGGATACATGGAAACATGGATACGTGGACTCACGAATATACACCCTGTGACTGGTGCTTCTCCACTTAGTTGGTGGGTATCCACAGCAGATAGTATTCCGGATAGTTGTGCGGCTGGCTAGCAATCTAATCTACTTGGGAAGAACTTACTTGAAAGCATTTCTTATAGGAAAGAACTTCGATATAATGGGTACAATTTTATAACAGATGTGCATTCTGGCAGGAATATGATATATTTTAGGGTTTCCAATGGGAATAAAATAACGAAATCTTGCTAGTTTCTCATTCTGTTATTTTCAAACAGTAAATTTTCTTTGATTTtacatacataattataatttttgttaatttatttttgtgatTTGTTCCTTTTTATTTAGGATCTAGTCGCGAGAACAATACAGATCCGCTAAGCGATAATGGGGCCGATTCCAATCCGGGGCAGAATGGTAGTGCAGAGTCCTCGAAGAAGCCTCGCGGCAGGACCATCTTAAATTCTATTCAGCTCACGGAGCTGGAGAAAGCCTTCCAGGAAAATAACTATCCTGACATTTTCATGCGGGATGCCTTGGCCACCAGACTCGATCTAATGGAGAGTCGCATAAAGGTGAGTTTCCAAAACTGGGAATCAAAACTCTAAAACTCCTTTTGAAATAGATTCGAATTAGTTCGGTCTAAACTAGAAACCAAAGTCGCCTTGCAAGTGCTAATAGAATTTTGTTTAATAACACATTACTATGAAAACCACCAGGAGCACATAGGATTCCCTTTAGGTATCCCCTGTCCCccatccatttccatttcgattcGTTTCGATAACATTTGCGTGAGCATTGTAAAACAATTTGGCGGCAACTGGAACTCAATTACTCAATAAAACCAATTACCTGACTATTTTTATCCattataattcattttatttcatttgcaatTGCGTTTCGTGTCGCTCGTTGTTGTAATGATTTCAATTGCATTCCCATAGCGTAGCTTAACCCTTTTGTCGCCCCCCTAGCGAGCCGCCCCACTCTTAACCCTTAACCCCCCGATGCCCAACGATGGCTGACTTTGCATGTCAGTCGTGTGATTATCGTGGGTCTTTGTCTATCTGGCAATagccctctctctctctctctctctcttagGGGGACGGAGACGGGGACATTTGGCTACGCTTTTCGTCTGAAATTGTTTCTTGACATGACATATCAATTTGTCAATGCGAACGACAAGACAGCGACAGTCTGTCCGTCATTCGAATGGCGAACGTAACTCCACGGGTTTCGGAGGTACAACCATACATATCTACATACATGTGTACATatgaaccaaaaaaaaaacacagggAATGGTGGGGCaggagggggggggggagcTCTTGTTAAAGTCGGGAACGAAGCATTGCATGCCGCTGTTCGAAAACAATTTGTTGCACATTAAAAAATGCACAATGCATGCAAATGACTTCAAATTGtcgcagacacacacacacacacacacacgcattgGAAAAGCCCACCTCCCCCCCTCGACTCCACCCCTGTGTCACCGCAGCCCCACCCCCCATCGATACGCCTGGATTCCCCGGCAAAATGCTCGTCAATTAGCGACGCCATCTTGTTTATGACTCCAACTAAGCAAAGCCAACCATCCCCATCTCCATCCGCATCACCATGGTCATCATCATGATCATCATCACCCTGTGGTCACGATCTCCAGCGCGACGATGATGACGATCCATCTCCAGAACGCATGACATATTGCCCTTGGTCTGGTTAATCGTCCGCATCTGAATTGGTGACTTATTGAAACGAATTGGAGGGAATTATGATTAGCTGGCAATGGTAATGGATACGCCACGCCTGTGGGTACCAACTGCCGCACATCTTAACCTTAGACAATTACTTGTGAAAGCCTGTGCCATTTAATTTGCCCTTATCCCTATCCTTGCAGATATGGTTCCAAAATAGGCGTGCCAAGTGGCGTAAGCGGGAGCATACCAAGAAGGGTCCTGGAAGACCGGCTCATAGTACCCATCCCCAGAGCTGCAGTGGTAACCCCATTCCACTTAGCGAACTTCGCGCCAAAAAACTGTGAGTACCACAAATGGAGGCGATATAGCCCAGATACCTGATCGAGTTCCTAATCCGAAACCATTGAACAGAGCCCACCGCAACAAGCTGATGAAGAAAGCCATCGAACGGCAGGCGAAGAAGCTACAGGACAAGGGACTCCCAGTGGACTATGCCCGTCTGAAGGCCGATTACATAGCTGCCCACCAGATGAAACGGGTGGAGGATAATAACTCGATGGATGATGATCTGCGCATCGATATGGTGGGCGAGGAACCGGAGTTCGTGACCGGCGACAGTCAGGACCCCTCGTTATGCTCCTCCAGGAACTACCAGTCGAGCACCAGCAG
The Drosophila mauritiana strain mau12 chromosome X, ASM438214v1, whole genome shotgun sequence DNA segment above includes these coding regions:
- the LOC117147288 gene encoding homeobox protein MOX-2, encoding MDQLIQELQQAAAAQGQGQHPLGSVHLQLFAAAAAVSMHMSGWSSLHSLSMGAPNPETNPNSATNASSVYMIHQMALIQQASAAAAAMAMYQQQQHRQQPQPQQEPPKEEQPQQEQAQQRDLNRELGIDPNNEQPINLGRLSPAHNNRAGSSRENNTDPLSDNGADSNPGQNGSAESSKKPRGRTILNSIQLTELEKAFQENNYPDIFMRDALATRLDLMESRIKIWFQNRRAKWRKREHTKKGPGRPAHSTHPQSCSGNPIPLSELRAKKLAHRNKLMKKAIERQAKKLQDKGLPVDYARLKADYIAAHQMKRVEDNNSMDDDLRIDMVGEEPEFVTGDSQDPSLCSSRNYQSSTSSELDFEDMEVEVE